The Fusobacterium simiae DNA segment TTTCAATTAAATCAATCATTTTATTAATTTTTTCAAAATTAAGCATTGTAACCTCCTTACAAATGTATTATTCATTCAAATACTTTTCTAAGAGTTTTTCCCACATTCCATTATTTTTCATAATATATTCTAAAAATTCTCTTACAGCACCATTTCCACCATTTTTAGTAGAAACAAAATTAGAAATTTCTAAGACTTCCTGTACAGAATCTTTAGGACAGCCAGATAAAGCAGCATTTTTCATAACTCCTAAATCATTCAAATCATCTCCCATATAGGCTGTGTTCTCAAAAGTTATATTCAATTTATCCAATAAATTCTTTAAATCCTGTGTTTTATTTTTAGAACCTTGAATAACATATTTTATTCCAAGTTCTTTAGCTCTTCTTTCTACAATATTAGATTTTTTCCCAGTTAATATTGCAACTTCTCCTCCAAGTTTTAACCAATTTACAAGGATAAAACCATCTTTTACATTGAAAGCTTTAAAAGAGTTATCTTTATCATCAACATATATTTTTTGATCTGTTAAAGTTCCATCTACATCAAGAACTAAAATTTTAATATTTTTCATAAATTATCCTTATTTTTTTAATAAATTTCTATATTCTTCAAGAGACATCTTGTTTGTACCAGAAGGAACTACTATTTTTTTTAAATTATTTGTTTCACTAAAACTTAATTTAGAACCCAATGAATTTATATGGGTGATACAGATAGCCAAGGCATCTGCTGCATCATCAGGTTTAGGGATTTCAGAAAGCCCTAGAAATTTTTGTACCATCTGTTGTACCTGTTTTTT contains these protein-coding regions:
- a CDS encoding KdsC family phosphatase, whose amino-acid sequence is MKNIKILVLDVDGTLTDQKIYVDDKDNSFKAFNVKDGFILVNWLKLGGEVAILTGKKSNIVERRAKELGIKYVIQGSKNKTQDLKNLLDKLNITFENTAYMGDDLNDLGVMKNAALSGCPKDSVQEVLEISNFVSTKNGGNGAVREFLEYIMKNNGMWEKLLEKYLNE